Proteins from a single region of Nitrososphaerota archaeon:
- a CDS encoding 30S ribosomal protein S7 produces the protein MSRQSLEYPNLLLWERWDLTGVKVTDPGLQTVIAVKPTLIPHSGGRHEHKRLGKTKISIVERLVNSLMHSGKKYAKNTGRMGGKKQKAMNIVKTSFAIIELRTGQNPVQQLVKAIENSSPNEDTTRLSYGGVVYHQSVDISPVRRVDLALRFISEGVREAAFNSPKTVEEVLAEEVILAASGDANSYAVKKKNEQERVAMASR, from the coding sequence TTGAGCAGGCAATCTCTCGAGTACCCCAACCTCCTCCTCTGGGAGAGGTGGGACCTTACCGGGGTGAAGGTGACAGACCCGGGGCTACAGACGGTCATAGCAGTGAAGCCGACTCTCATCCCGCACTCGGGAGGGAGGCACGAGCACAAGAGGCTCGGGAAGACCAAGATCAGCATAGTAGAGAGGCTCGTGAACTCTCTGATGCACTCAGGGAAGAAGTACGCCAAGAACACGGGGAGGATGGGTGGGAAGAAGCAGAAGGCTATGAACATAGTCAAGACCTCATTCGCGATAATCGAGCTGAGGACCGGGCAGAATCCCGTCCAGCAGCTGGTGAAAGCCATCGAGAACTCTTCCCCCAACGAAGACACCACGAGGCTGAGCTACGGTGGTGTGGTCTACCACCAGTCCGTGGACATCTCTCCGGTGAGGAGGGTGGACCTCGCGCTCCGCTTCATCTCAGAAGGGGTCAGGGAGGCTGCCTTCAACTCCCCCAAGACGGTGGAGGAGGTCCTAGCCGAAGAAGTGATACTGGCTGCGTCCGGGGACGCGAACAGCTACGCGGTGAAAAAGAAGAACGAGCAGGAACGCGTGGCTATGGCCTCCAGATAG
- a CDS encoding NusA-like transcription termination signal-binding factor: MPEIKLSSDELSLMSMFQGMTGATARDCLVDEKRDRVIFVVAQGQMGLAIGKEGASVKKIERAVRRPVEVVEWADDVEGLVRNTLGTKFVQEVRVSDRLDGTKGVVVVVDSRKKGAVLGLGGKNAEKVRLLAKRYFDVSNLQITSEL, encoded by the coding sequence GTGCCAGAGATCAAACTTTCGTCTGATGAACTGTCCCTGATGTCCATGTTCCAGGGGATGACTGGGGCCACGGCGAGGGACTGCCTGGTCGACGAGAAGAGGGACAGGGTGATCTTCGTCGTCGCCCAGGGACAGATGGGGCTCGCAATCGGCAAGGAGGGAGCCTCGGTGAAGAAGATCGAGAGGGCGGTCAGGAGGCCCGTCGAGGTGGTTGAATGGGCCGACGACGTCGAGGGGCTCGTCAGGAACACCCTCGGGACGAAGTTCGTCCAGGAGGTCAGGGTCAGCGACAGACTAGACGGGACTAAGGGGGTGGTCGTGGTGGTGGATTCCAGGAAGAAGGGGGCTGTCCTGGGGCTGGGAGGGAAGAACGCCGAGAAGGTGAGGCTCTTGGCGAAGCGGTACTTCGACGTGAGCAACCTACAGATAACGTCAGAGCTTTGA
- a CDS encoding ribosomal L7Ae/L30e/S12e/Gadd45 family protein, which produces MADTAQLQKVLKDALKGGKSAVGAKESIAGVKGSKGVLITRSIPSALGSKLRDEANKYNVPVVELQQSSAELARLVGKPYKVSAMALRNVSDSDVRLLMR; this is translated from the coding sequence TTGGCAGACACAGCCCAGCTCCAGAAAGTTCTGAAGGACGCCCTGAAGGGGGGGAAGTCAGCGGTCGGGGCCAAGGAGAGCATCGCGGGAGTCAAGGGGAGCAAGGGGGTCCTGATCACAAGGTCCATCCCGTCAGCCCTCGGCTCGAAGCTCAGGGACGAAGCGAACAAGTACAACGTCCCTGTGGTCGAGCTCCAGCAGTCGTCAGCAGAACTCGCCCGCCTGGTCGGGAAACCGTACAAGGTCTCGGCCATGGCACTGAGGAACGTCAGCGACTCAGACGTCAGACTGCTTATGCGGTGA
- a CDS encoding alpha/beta hydrolase yields MEAAEKKVPVGEYTVNYASAGSGDPVVLLHGSEPNESWRVWEPLLALADSRKVIAPDLLGFGKSTGPEETPDHRAQAQMLRDLLDKLGIARSAVIGGGWGGQVALELALEWPESVESLVLVASSYDEEQIPRLQKLRKPTLVIFAEDDMVTQLKAGYLLRDAIGTSRLEVLSPVAKDPRYDFRMSHRLQKFRAPQILQLTRTFLARPEAMISEPPEMENALRGKALRKEDEKDGPIWRP; encoded by the coding sequence TTGGAAGCGGCTGAGAAGAAGGTCCCAGTCGGGGAATACACCGTAAACTACGCTTCAGCGGGGAGCGGAGACCCTGTCGTCCTCCTCCACGGGAGCGAGCCGAACGAAAGCTGGCGCGTGTGGGAGCCTCTCCTCGCGCTCGCTGACTCGCGGAAGGTGATAGCCCCCGACCTCCTGGGGTTCGGGAAGTCGACGGGGCCTGAGGAGACCCCAGACCACAGGGCGCAGGCGCAGATGCTGCGGGACCTGCTCGACAAGCTCGGGATAGCCAGGTCAGCCGTCATAGGCGGAGGGTGGGGGGGCCAGGTCGCGCTCGAGCTAGCCCTCGAGTGGCCCGAAAGCGTCGAGTCCCTCGTCCTGGTCGCCAGCTCCTACGACGAAGAGCAGATCCCCCGGCTCCAGAAGCTGAGGAAGCCGACCCTCGTGATATTCGCGGAAGACGACATGGTCACCCAGCTGAAGGCGGGGTACCTGCTGAGGGACGCCATCGGCACGTCGCGGCTCGAGGTCCTGTCACCCGTCGCCAAGGACCCACGATACGACTTTCGGATGTCCCACAGGCTTCAGAAGTTCAGGGCGCCACAGATTCTGCAGCTGACTAGGACGTTCCTGGCAAGACCAGAGGCCATGATCTCCGAGCCCCCGGAGATGGAGAACGCGCTGAGAGGGAAGGCGCTGAGGAAGGAAGACGAGAAGGACGGCCCTATCTGGAGGCCATAG
- the guaA gene encoding glutamine-hydrolyzing GMP synthase, with translation MTAQGLEGGIAVLDFGGQYAHLICRRVRALGVYAALLPHDTPLEELSKVGVAGVVLSGGPASVYSDGAPEAAPGLFDGRIPILGICYGYQLMVKAHGGEVRKAGRREYGRSRVKVVEGGGLFDGLVSKDLACWMSHSDSATKIPPTMRVLATTDGSPYAAVRLSGAPQYGVQFHPEVSHTERGQDVLSNFVLGISRARKTWSMEGFLEKSVEEHSKLEGRVLCAVSGGVDSSVTAGLLARAIGDRLQCVFIDTGLLRKGEGDRVRKHLGEKLGVRVAFVDASERFLGALAGEPDPERKRKIVGKAFADVFEEFARDSGPFSYLAQGTLYPDVIESGRSSGPASVIKTHHNVGGLPAGLSMKLVEPLKELYKDEVRELGAILGLPKAMVEAHPFPGPGLAVRVIGEITPEKLRICREAGAIVEEVLKEEGIQGEVWQAFAYVGDDLVTGVLGDERTTGRQVTVKVVESVDAMTADWSRLSAPVLERISSRITNEVAGVVAVAYAISSKPPATIEPQ, from the coding sequence ATGACCGCACAGGGGCTGGAGGGCGGGATAGCGGTCCTGGACTTCGGAGGCCAGTACGCTCACCTGATCTGCAGGAGGGTCAGGGCGCTGGGGGTCTACGCCGCCCTCCTCCCGCACGACACCCCCTTGGAAGAGCTGTCGAAGGTAGGCGTGGCGGGTGTGGTCCTTTCTGGGGGGCCGGCCAGCGTCTATTCCGACGGGGCGCCGGAGGCGGCGCCGGGACTGTTCGATGGGAGGATCCCGATCCTTGGTATCTGCTACGGATACCAGCTCATGGTGAAGGCCCACGGAGGGGAGGTCAGGAAGGCCGGTCGGAGGGAGTACGGACGGTCGCGCGTGAAGGTCGTCGAAGGGGGAGGCCTCTTCGACGGGCTGGTCTCGAAAGACCTGGCCTGCTGGATGAGCCACTCCGACTCGGCCACGAAGATACCCCCGACCATGCGGGTGCTGGCTACCACAGACGGATCCCCTTACGCGGCGGTGAGGCTGTCCGGGGCCCCCCAGTACGGGGTTCAGTTCCACCCAGAGGTGTCTCATACCGAGAGGGGCCAGGACGTCCTCTCGAACTTCGTCCTCGGGATCTCCCGGGCCCGCAAGACGTGGAGCATGGAGGGGTTCCTGGAGAAGTCGGTGGAGGAGCACTCAAAGCTCGAGGGGAGGGTCCTTTGTGCGGTCTCGGGCGGGGTGGACTCTTCCGTGACGGCGGGGCTCCTAGCGAGGGCGATAGGGGACAGGCTCCAGTGCGTCTTCATAGACACGGGGCTCCTCAGGAAGGGGGAGGGGGACCGCGTCAGGAAGCACCTCGGAGAGAAGCTCGGGGTGCGCGTCGCGTTTGTGGACGCCTCGGAGAGGTTCCTCGGGGCGCTCGCCGGGGAGCCCGACCCCGAGCGGAAGAGGAAGATCGTCGGGAAGGCGTTTGCTGACGTTTTCGAGGAGTTTGCGCGAGACAGCGGCCCGTTCTCGTATCTTGCCCAGGGGACCCTCTACCCTGACGTGATCGAAAGCGGGAGGTCATCGGGCCCTGCCTCTGTGATCAAGACGCACCACAACGTCGGGGGGCTTCCGGCAGGCCTCTCGATGAAGCTGGTCGAGCCTCTGAAAGAGCTGTACAAGGACGAAGTGAGAGAGCTGGGAGCAATCCTTGGGCTCCCGAAGGCCATGGTCGAGGCTCACCCCTTCCCGGGGCCCGGCCTCGCCGTGAGGGTGATCGGGGAGATCACCCCCGAGAAGCTCAGGATATGCAGGGAAGCAGGTGCCATAGTGGAAGAGGTCCTCAAAGAGGAGGGGATCCAGGGCGAGGTCTGGCAGGCATTCGCCTATGTCGGCGACGACCTGGTGACTGGGGTCCTGGGGGACGAGAGGACGACGGGGCGTCAGGTGACCGTGAAGGTCGTCGAGTCGGTCGACGCCATGACCGCGGATTGGAGCAGGCTGAGCGCTCCGGTCCTGGAGCGGATTTCGAGCAGGATCACCAACGAAGTGGCGGGAGTGGTAGCCGTCGCCTACGCCATCTCTTCGAAGCCCCCGGCTACCATCGAGCCCCAGTGA
- a CDS encoding 30S ribosomal protein S12: protein MASPRGEFAGRQMLQKRQKLRWSNKWYKRRKLGLDYKADPLEGAPQARGIVLEKVGVESKQPNSAIRKCIRAQLVKNGKQITAFLPGDGALNFVDEHDEVLLQGIGGSMKRAMGDIPGVRWTVFKVNGVSLNELVYGRKEKPRR, encoded by the coding sequence ATGGCTTCACCACGGGGGGAGTTCGCCGGCCGCCAGATGCTCCAGAAGAGGCAGAAGCTGCGCTGGTCGAACAAGTGGTACAAGAGGCGGAAGCTCGGCCTAGACTACAAGGCCGACCCCTTGGAGGGGGCGCCCCAGGCCCGAGGGATCGTCCTCGAGAAGGTGGGGGTGGAGTCGAAGCAGCCGAACTCAGCCATCAGAAAATGCATCCGCGCTCAGCTGGTCAAGAACGGCAAGCAGATCACCGCGTTCCTCCCCGGCGACGGAGCGCTGAACTTCGTGGATGAGCACGACGAAGTGCTGCTGCAGGGAATCGGTGGGTCGATGAAGCGCGCCATGGGAGACATCCCAGGCGTCCGCTGGACGGTCTTCAAGGTGAACGGGGTGTCACTGAACGAGCTTGTCTACGGCCGCAAGGAGAAACCGCGGAGATAG